A stretch of Rhododendron vialii isolate Sample 1 chromosome 4a, ASM3025357v1 DNA encodes these proteins:
- the LOC131323703 gene encoding uncharacterized mitochondrial protein AtMg00810-like, with the protein MVAQALANPTHYRQVVGALQYLTLTRPDIAFAVNKACQFMHAPSKDHWSAVKRILRYLKHTIHNGLEISRNSHMSLQAFSDADWVGCIFYRQSTGGLAIFLGHNLISWSARKQRIVARSSTESEYKALADAAAELSWLQS; encoded by the coding sequence ATGGTGGCCCAAGCCCTAGCTAATCCCACTCATTATCGTCAAGTGGTGGGTGCCCTTCAATACTTAACGCTCACACGTCCAGATATCGCTTTCGCAGTCAATAAGGCATGTCAATTTATGCATGCTCCCTCTAAAGATCATTGGAGCGCCGTGAAGCGCATATTACGCTACTTGAAGCACACTATTCACAACGGTCTTGAAATTTCTCGAAATTCTCATATGAGCCTCCAAGCTTTTTCAGATGCCGATTGGGTGGGTTGCATTTTTTATCGTCAGTCTACTGGTGGGTTAGCAATTTTCCTTGGGCATAATCTAATCTCGTGGTCGGCCCGTAAACAACGCATTGTGGCTCGTTCATCCACTGAGTCTGAGTACAAAGCTCTAGCCGATGCGGCTGCCGAGTTGTCATGGCTACAGTCTTAA